The following are encoded in a window of Labrus bergylta chromosome 16, fLabBer1.1, whole genome shotgun sequence genomic DNA:
- the LOC109997541 gene encoding ferritin, liver middle subunit produces MESQVRQNYHRDCEAAVNRMVNMELFASYTYTSMAYYFSRDDVALPGFAHFFKENSDEEREHSQKLLAFQNNRGGRIFLQDVKKPERDEWGSGLEAMQCALQLEKNVNQALLDLHKLASEHVDPHMCDFLETHYLNEQVEAIKKLGDYISNLTRMDAHTNKMAEYLFDKHTLGGKS; encoded by the exons ATGGAGTCCCAAGTACGTCAGAACTACCACCGCGACTGCGAGGCCGCCGTCAACAGGATGGTCAACATGGAGCTGTTCGCCTCCTACACCTACACTTCCATG GCCTATTACTTCTCCCGGGATGATGTGGCCCTTCCAGGCTTCGCCCATTTCTTCAAGGAGAACAGTGACGAGGAGAGAGAGCATTCTCAGAAGCTGCTGGCCTTCCAGAACAACAGGGGAGGACGCATCTTCCTGCAGGACGTCAAG aaACCAGAGCGCGATGAGTGGGGCAGTGGGCTTGAGGCCATGCAGTGCGCCCTGCAGCTGGAGAAGAATGTCAACCAGGCTCTGCTCGACCTGCACAAACTGGCCTCTGAGCACGTCGACCCACAT ATGTGCGACTTCCTGGAGACCCACTACCTGAACGAgcaggtggaggctatcaagaAGCTGGGTGACTACATTTCCAACCTCACCCGCATGGATGCCCACACCAACAAGATGGCAGAGTACCTGTTTGACAAGCACACCCTGGGTGGGAAAAGCTAA
- the aldh16a1 gene encoding aldehyde dehydrogenase family 16 member A1, which produces MAGSTIKTVHDIFQSMEYGPAAASSTATAQAWLDHHSRSLGLFIDGKFIHPVGRQSCSLTDSKGGNVCSVVCAVEDDVSQCASSAVSGYKAWSGLTCHQRAKVLLKLVSVLGQHGQCVSELCEACGASCSPSTLVRLLQYYSSWAQLRDTLISNWTTLGVVAVVVSDDCSLYSLMLKVIPALAMGNSVVVVPGQSTAPALLLLAQLFMGAGLPAGALNVLTGSDVSLGAKVAQSPSISYITYSGNKQSGMTLCKATAGMSVPVSFSPFIGATCPFIIFESADIDSAVDGVIETAFKKKREVHWVLCVQESVLDTVVARLKLRMAGMKCVGLHSDEDRVLVDAAVLVAQQQGATLVQSCAAPPTGSQYPPTVLCGSVPSSPFVISPSPGPLLPIMTFRSNTEAVTLGNHSPHGKAASVWTEDLTLALETAKSLSVGSVWVNSHSVSDPCLSVSGHKDSGTCTDGGQEGLYQFLRPSSSPSTPLPRSFPVSLDYSKFGTTASPTVIPDDSDPASAPKPYLQFVGGKACKSVSGCSVAIQSPGGGSVLAYCPDGGRKDVRNAVEAAIKVQPGWMKKSPSARAQSLYSLAKGLEAKRKDISTSINVQTGLSMEEAEKEVELSIIRLSDWAAYCDKVQGGTVPMPQSGSALSYAEALGVLGVILPDKNPLLSMVTLLGAAVATGNAVILVPSEKYPLPALAFIQVLQASDLPAGLVNVISGSKDQLTAALAHHSVIKAIWYWGKAEGCQFLQYTCTSPLKTLRLFCQNDAGEDGGKDWCHSLVLEEMWRNAVQWKSVWIPTA; this is translated from the exons ATGGCTGGTAGCACCATCAAGACTGTGCACGATATTTTCCAAAGCATGGAGTACGGACCAGCAGCAGCGTCCAGCACTGCCACTGCACAG GCCTGGCTGGATCATCATTCTCGTTCTCTGGGTCTGTTTATCGATGGCAAGTTCATCCATCCAGTAGGCAGACAGAGCTGCTCCCTGACTGATTCTAAAG GTGGAAATGTGTGCAGCGTAGTGTGCGCTGTGGAGGATGATGTCTCCCAATGTGCGTCCTCTGCTGTCAGCGGCTACAAAGCCTGGAGTGGACTCACCTGCCACCAGAGGGCCAAAGTGCTGCTCAA GTTAGTGAGCGTTCTCGGCCAGCACGGTCAGTGTGTGTCGGAGCTGTGTGAGGCATGTGGGGCCTCCTGCTCTCCCTCCACCCTTGTCAGACTGCTGCAGTACTACAGCAGCTGGGCTCAGCTCAGAGACACCCTCATCAGTAACTGGACTACACTTG GTGTGGTGGCAGTAGTTGTTTCTGATGACTGCTCCCTATATTCCCTTATGCTCAAAGTCATACCAGCACTGGCCATGG GGAACTCTGTCGTCGTTGTCCCTGGTCAGAGCACTGCAcctgcactgctgctgctcGCACAGCTTTTTATGGGAGCAGGGCTTCCAGCCGGGGCTCTTAATGTTTTAACAGGAAGTGACGTGTCACTTGGTGCTAAAGTGGCCCAGAGCCCCAGCATCAGTTACATCACCTACAGTGGCAACAAGCAG AGTGGGATGACTCTCTGTAAGGCCACAGCTGGGATGAGcgttcctgtttctttttcccccttcaTTGGTGCTACATGTCCCTTTATCATCTTTGAATCAGCTGACATTGACAGTGCAGTGGATGGAGTGATAGAAACTGCCttcaagaagaaaagagag gtccACTGGGTGTTGTGCGTTCAGGAGAGTGTACTGGACACTGTTGTGGCCCGTCTCAAGCTGCGCATGGCAGGGATGAAGTGTGTGGGCCTGCACAGTGATGAAGATAGGGTCCTGGTGGATGCTGCAGTACTGGTAGCTCAGCAGCAGGGGGCCACG TTGGTTCAGTCCTGCGCTGCACCCCCAACAGGTTCTCAGTACCCCCCAACAGTGCTCTGTGGGTCGGTCCCTTCCTCTCCATTTGTGATCAGTCCCTCTCCTGGCCCACTGCTGCCCATCATGACCTTCAGAAGCAACACAGAAGCAGTGACCCTGG GAAACCACAGTCCTCATGGGAAGGCAGCCTCTGTCTGGACTGAAGACCTCACCCTGGCTCTAGAGACAGCTAAGAG TCTGTCAGTCGGCTCAGTTTGGGTGAATTCTCACTCTGTGTCCgatccctgtctgtctgtttctggtCACAAAGACAGCGGGACCTGCACTGAcggaggacaggaa GGTCTTTACCAGTTTCTCcgcccctcctcttctccctctacTCCTCTCCCTCGCTCATTCCCTGTCTCTTTGGACTACTCAAAGTTTGGAACCACAGCATCTCCCACTGTCATTCCTGATGACTCGGACCCTGCCAG TGCTCCAAAGCCTTACTTACAGTTTGTGGGGGGTAAGGCATGTAAATCAGTGTCTGGCTGCAGTGTGGCTATACAGTCACCAGGGGGAGGCAGTGTGTTAGCCTACTGTCCAGATGGGGGCCGAAAAGATGTCCGTAATGCTGTGGAGGCTGCTATCAAAGTCCAGCCAGG CTGGATGAAAAAGAGCCCTTCTGCACGCGCTCAGTCTCTCTACTCTCTAGCTAAGGGCCTGGAAGCAAAGAGGAAGGACATATCTACGTCAATCAATGTCCAAACCGGTCTGTCAATGGAAGAGGCTGAGAAAGAGGTGGAGCTTAGCATCATCAGACTTAGTGATTGGGCAGCCTACTGTGACAAAGTCCAGGGAGGAACTGTG CCTATGCCACAGTCTGGCTCTGCTCTCTCATATGCTGAAGCCTTAGGAGTCTTGGGGGTCATCCTCCCTGACAAGAATCCCCTCCTGTCAATGGTAACACTTCTTGGGGCAGCTGTCGCCACTGGCAATGCAGTCATCTTGGTCCCAAGTGAGAAGTACCCACTACCTGCTTTGGCATTTATTCAG GTACTCCAGGCTTCAGACCTGCCAGCAGGTTTGGTTAATGTTATCTCTGGAAGTAAAGACCAACTGACAGCAGCACTGGCTCATCACAGCGTCATCAAGGCCATCTGGTACTGGGGCAAAGCTGAG GGCTGTCAGTTCCTCCAGTACACCTGCACCAGCCCCCTGAAGACATTGCGCCTTTTCTGCCAAAATGACGCTGGAGAAGACGGAGGGAAAGACTGGTGTCATTCTTTGGTCCTGGAAGAGATGTGGAGAAATGCCGTCCAATGGAAAAGTGTTTGGATTCCTACAGCAtga